A genome region from Dolichospermum compactum NIES-806 includes the following:
- a CDS encoding type II toxin-antitoxin system Phd/YefM family antitoxin → MQQITVNEASQHVSDLIEVALGGDEIIIMKDNQPVVKLIPVLPVKHRRQPGSAKEMVTMADDFDAPLEDFQEYM, encoded by the coding sequence ATGCAACAAATTACCGTTAATGAAGCATCTCAACACGTATCTGATTTAATTGAAGTAGCACTTGGTGGTGATGAAATTATCATCATGAAAGATAATCAACCTGTGGTGAAATTAATTCCTGTATTACCAGTTAAACACCGTCGTCAACCTGGTAGTGCTAAAGAAATGGTAACAATGGCTGATGATTTTGATGCACCTTTAGAAGATTTTCAGGAATATATGTGA
- a CDS encoding ribulose bisphosphate carboxylase small subunit — protein MQTLPKERRYETLSYLPPLSDAQIAKQVQYIISQGFIPAIEFNETSEPTELYWTMWKLPLFGAKTAQEVLSEVQSCRSQYGNCYVRVVGFDNIKQCQVMSFLVHKPSRY, from the coding sequence ATGCAAACTTTACCTAAAGAGCGTCGTTACGAAACCCTTTCTTATCTTCCCCCTCTGTCTGACGCGCAAATTGCCAAGCAAGTTCAGTACATTATTTCACAAGGTTTTATTCCTGCAATTGAATTCAACGAAACTTCTGAACCTACAGAACTTTATTGGACAATGTGGAAGTTGCCTTTGTTCGGCGCTAAAACTGCTCAAGAAGTATTGAGTGAAGTTCAAAGTTGCCGTTCTCAGTATGGTAACTGCTACGTCCGTGTTGTTGGTTTTGACAACATTAAGCAGTGTCAAGTTATGAGCTTCCTTGTTCACAAACCCAGCAGATACTAA
- a CDS encoding form I ribulose bisphosphate carboxylase large subunit, with the protein MSYAQTKTQAKSGYQAGVKDYRLTYYTPDYTPKDTDLLAAFRMTPQPGVPPEEAGAAVAAESSTGTWTTVWTDLLTDLDRYKGRCYDIEPVPGEDNQYICYVAYPLDLFEEGSITNVLTSIVGNVFGFKALRALRLEDIRFPVAYIKTFQGPPHGIQVERDKLNKYGRPLLGCTIKPKLGLSAKNYGRAVYECLRGGLDFTKDDENINSAPFQRWRDRFLFVSEAINKAQAETGEIKGHYLNVTAPTCEQMIQRAEYAKELKQPIIMHDYLTAGFTANTTLARWCRDNGILLHIHRAMHAVIDRQKNHGIHFRVLAKALRLSGGDHIHTGTVVGKLEGERGITMGFVDLLRENYIEQDKSRGIYFTQDWASLPGVMAVASGGIHVWHMPALVEIFGDDSVLQFGGGTLGHPWGNAPGATANRVALEAVVQARNEGRNLAREGNDIIREAAKWSPELAVACELWKEIKFEFEAMDTV; encoded by the coding sequence ATGTCTTACGCGCAAACTAAGACTCAGGCTAAGTCTGGGTACCAAGCTGGGGTTAAAGATTACAGACTAACTTATTACACACCTGATTACACTCCTAAAGATACAGATTTATTGGCAGCTTTCCGGATGACTCCCCAACCCGGAGTTCCTCCTGAAGAAGCTGGTGCGGCAGTAGCTGCTGAGTCTTCCACTGGTACTTGGACAACAGTTTGGACAGACTTGCTGACCGACCTAGATCGCTACAAAGGTCGTTGTTACGACATCGAACCAGTTCCCGGCGAAGATAACCAATATATTTGTTATGTTGCTTATCCTTTGGACTTGTTTGAAGAGGGTTCTATCACCAACGTACTAACCTCTATCGTAGGTAACGTATTTGGTTTTAAAGCTTTACGGGCATTACGTTTGGAAGACATTCGTTTCCCTGTAGCTTACATCAAGACTTTCCAAGGACCTCCTCACGGTATCCAAGTAGAGCGCGACAAATTGAACAAATATGGTCGTCCTCTGTTGGGTTGTACAATCAAACCCAAATTAGGTCTTTCCGCTAAGAACTACGGACGTGCAGTATACGAATGTTTACGTGGTGGTTTAGACTTCACCAAAGACGACGAAAACATCAACTCTGCACCATTCCAAAGATGGCGCGATCGCTTCTTGTTTGTATCCGAAGCTATTAACAAAGCACAAGCAGAAACTGGCGAAATCAAGGGTCACTACTTAAACGTTACCGCTCCTACCTGCGAGCAAATGATTCAACGGGCTGAGTACGCTAAAGAACTCAAACAGCCCATCATCATGCACGATTACCTCACCGCAGGTTTCACCGCTAACACCACCCTGGCTCGCTGGTGTCGTGACAACGGTATTCTGTTGCACATTCACCGGGCGATGCACGCTGTAATTGACCGTCAAAAGAATCACGGTATCCACTTCCGTGTATTAGCTAAAGCCCTCCGCTTGTCTGGTGGTGATCACATCCACACCGGTACAGTAGTTGGTAAATTAGAAGGTGAACGGGGAATCACAATGGGCTTCGTTGACCTATTGCGTGAAAACTACATCGAACAAGACAAGTCTCGTGGTATTTACTTTACCCAAGACTGGGCTTCTTTACCCGGTGTAATGGCCGTTGCTTCCGGTGGTATCCACGTATGGCATATGCCCGCGTTGGTAGAAATCTTTGGTGACGACTCCGTACTACAATTCGGTGGTGGTACTCTCGGACATCCTTGGGGTAACGCTCCTGGTGCTACAGCTAACCGCGTAGCTCTAGAAGCAGTTGTTCAAGCTCGTAACGAAGGTCGTAACTTGGCTCGTGAAGGTAACGATATTATCCGCGAAGCTGCTAAGTGGTCTCCTGAGTTGGCTGTTGCTTGCGAACTGTGGAAAGAAATTAAGTTCGAGTTTGAAGCAATGGATACCGTCTGA
- the rcbX gene encoding RuBisCO chaperone RbcX, with amino-acid sequence MDLKQIAKDTAKTLQSYLTYQALRTVLAQLGETNPPLAHWLQNFSAGKIQDGEAYIEELFLVKSDLALRIMTVREHIAAEVTEFLPEMVITGIQQANMEQRRQHLERITQLSLSSPSLEIERQTISDANLDNLSN; translated from the coding sequence ATGGATTTAAAGCAAATTGCGAAAGACACAGCCAAAACTCTCCAAAGCTACCTGACTTATCAGGCTCTGAGGACTGTATTGGCACAGCTAGGCGAAACAAATCCTCCTCTAGCACATTGGTTGCAAAACTTCTCCGCTGGCAAAATCCAAGACGGAGAAGCTTATATAGAGGAACTGTTTCTAGTCAAGTCAGATTTGGCTTTGCGAATTATGACTGTCAGGGAACACATAGCGGCAGAAGTGACGGAGTTTTTACCAGAAATGGTGATAACTGGGATTCAGCAAGCCAATATGGAACAGCGTCGCCAGCATCTCGAACGCATTACGCAACTAAGTTTATCAAGTCCCAGCCTCGAAATTGAAAGACAGACAATATCTGATGCTAATTTAGATAATTTATCTAATTAG